A region of the Pseudarthrobacter oxydans genome:
CCGCGAAGGCGGCTGCCAAGGCAGCAAAGGGCTGACCGGCCGCTCCCTCGCGGCTTAGCGCCGCAGCGTTGGCCCGCTGCAGCGCTGGTTGCGGCACCCCCGCCATCTTCTGCAACGATGTATGGCAGGAACTGGCGGAACCACACGAAGGAGCCATGATGGCGGTCACCATGAACGACGTTGCGAGGGCGGCCGGAGTGTCGCTCAAGACCGTTTCCAACGTGCTCAATGACTACGAGTTCATCCGGCCTGCCACCAGGCAGCGGGTCCTGGACGCCATCGGGGAGCTGGGCTATGAGGCCAACCTGACCGCCCGCAGCCTCCGGTCCGGGAAGACCAGGATGCTGGGGCTGGTCCTCTCCGACCTTTCCGCTCCCTACTATGCCGAACTGGCGTCAAGGTTGATGAAAGCGGCGTCCCGGCGCGGGTACCGGGTCCTGGTGGAACAGTCCGACGCCGCGGGCGAGGCGGAACTTAACGCCCTGCAGGGCCCGTTCCGCCAGCTCACCGACGGGCTGCTGTTCACTCCCTTGATGGTTGACGCGGACAGCATCGCCGCCCGCCTCGGCAAGAAGCCCCTGGTCCTGCTGGGCGAACACATCCTGGATCCCCGGTTCGACCTGGTCACCATGAAGAACGGGGAAGCGGCTGCAGCCCTGACCACCCACCTGCTGGCCGGCGGCCGCCGTCGGATTGCCGTGGTTGGTGCCCGCCCCGGGGAGTCCGCGGGCAGCGCCGGGCTGCGGCTCAACGGCTACCGCAAGGCGCTGGACGATGCAGGGATCCCGTTTGATCCGGCACTGATCGCGCCCTGCGAGTGGCGGCGGGACGGCGGAGCGGCGGCCGTGGCCGGGCTCCTGGACAGCGGCGTGAAGTTCGACGCCGTCTTCGGCCTGAACGATGTCCTCGCCTTGGGAGCCATGCACGAGCTGCTGATCCGCGGCGTGCGGGTTCCGCAGGAGGTGGCCGTGGCGGGCTTCGACGACATCGACGAGGCCCGGTTCGCCGCACCCTCGCTGACCACCGTCTCGCCCGGCATGGAGGAAATTGCGGAACGCTCCATCGGCCTGCTCATCGACAGGATCGAGGGGCTGGCCACGGAGGAACAGGGTGTGCACATCGAGGCCGGCTTCCAGTTGAAAGTCCGCGAGTCGGCACCGTAGGGGTTGTACCTTGCCGAGGTTTCGCCGGCAAGCCACGGGGTACGTTTCAGGACATGATCGCACTTCTTGTCATCGACATGCAGAACGCCTACTTCGAGGCGCCCGAACTTGCCGCGCAGCAGGAACAGTTGGTGGCCTCCTGCAACCGGCTGCTGGAGGCCTTCAAGGCGAGCGGCCACAAGGCCCTGATGGTGGGGACGGAGCACGAGCTGGACAAGTCAACCTGGACGCTGAACATGCTCGACGACGACCAGGGCTTCGTTTTCCGCGGCACCGGGCAGGCCCAGGCAGTGCCGGGGCTCGCCCTCGACGGCCTGCCCCAGCTGAACAAAACCCGGGACAGCGCCTTCGTGGGCACCAACCTCCTGTCCCGGCTGCGCAACTGGGGCGCGGACGAGGTGGTCCTCGCCGGAGTCTCCACCCACAACTGCATAGCCCAGACCGGCGCCGACGCCTTCGCCCACAACATCCGGGTCACCTACGCCAAGGACGCGATGGCCTCCGAGGACAGCCAGGACGCCGCGGACATGCTGCGCATCCTCTCCGCCAGCTACCGACAGCCCGTCCAGTCCACCGAGGAGATCCTGGCCCGGCTCACCACGTGAACCACCTGCCGCCGGTGTCTTGCCTGGACTGGAGAGCCGCCCATAACAAAGCCGTAACGTAGCCGAAACGTCCGCCGCCTACTGTAGGTCCCACGCCGTCCGCTGGCTGCCGAAGGGACCCTCATGCATTTGATGCCACGTGAGCAGGAAAAGCTTCTGATCGTGGTGGCCGCCGACCTTGCGCGCCGCCGCCAGGCCCGCGGACTCAAGCTCAATTACCCGGAAGCCGTGGCCATCATCAGCTACGAACTGATCGAGGGCGCCCGGGACGGCCGTACCGTCGCGGACCTCATGAGCTACGGGACCACCCTCCTCCGCCGCGAGGACGTCATGGAGGGCGTGCCCGAAATGATCCACGACGTGCAGGTCGAGGCCACCTTCCCCGACGGCACCAAGCTCGTCACCGTCCACGATCCCATCCGCTGAAGGGGCAGGCCATGATCCCAGGAGAATACGTCCTCCGCCCGGAGCCCGTGACGGCAAACGCAGGGCGGACGGCGATCGAGGTCGCCGTGACCAACACCGGCGACAGGCCCGTCCAGGTGGGCTCGCATTTCCACTTTGCCGAAGCCAATGCTGCCTTGTCCTTCGACCGGGAGGCCGCCTACGGCCGGCGCCTGGACATTCCCGCAGGCACCGCAGCGCGCTTTGAACCTGGGGACTCCCGGAGCGTGCGGCTGATCGAACTGGCCGGGCGCCGCGAGGTGTTCGGGCTCAGCAACGCTGTCAACGGAAAGCTCGACGGCGGCACCCGCCCGGAAGGGGACGTCCAGTGAGCTTCGAGATCCCACGCCGGCAGTACGCGGACCTGTACGGGCCCACCGCCGGGGACAAGATCCGCCTGGCGGACACCGAGCTGTTCCTCGAGATCGAACAAGACCTCACCGTCTACGGCGAAGAGGTGGTGTTCGGCGGCGGCAAGGTGATCCGCGACGGCATGGGCCAGAACGGCCAGGCTGTCCGCGATGAGGACATCCCGGACACCGTGATCACCAACGCCGTGATCCTGGACTACACCGGCATCTACAAAGCGGACGTGGCACTGAAGGACGGGCATATCTTCCGCATCGGCAAAGCCGGGAACCCGCAGATTACCGACGGCGTCACCATCACCCTCGGCGCCAGCACCGAAATCATCGCCGGCGAACGCAAGATCCTCACCGCCGGCGGCGTTGACACCCACATCCACTTCATCTCCCCGGACCAGGTCCCGACGGCGCTGGCGAGCGGCGTGACCACCATGATCGGCGGCGGCACCGGTCCGGCCGAAGGCACCAAGGCCACCACCGTGACGCCCGGGAAGTGGCACATCCAGCGGATGCTGCAGGCGGCCGAGGGGTTCCCCATGAACATCGGCCTCTTCGGCAAGGGCCACGCGTCCGCCGTCGAACCCCTGGCCGAGCAGATCCGCGCCGGCGCCATCGGACTCAAGGTCCACGAGGACTGGGGTGCCACCACCTCCTCCATCGACACCTCCCTGAAGGTGGCGGACGAGTACGACGTCCAGGTGGCCATCCACACCGACACCCTGAACGAGTGCGGGTTCGTGGAGGACACCATCCGCGCCATCGACGGACGCGTCATCCACACGTTCCATACCGAGGGTGCCGGCGGAGGCCATGCCCCGGACATCATCAAGATCGCCGGCATGCCCAACGTCCTGCCGGCCTCCACCAACCCCACGCTGCCCTACACCCGGAACACCATCGAAGAGCACCTGGACATGCTGATGGTCTGCCACCACCTCAACCCGGACATCCCCGAGGATGTGGCCTTCGCCGATTCCCGGATCCGTGCCGAGACCATCGCGGCCGAGGACGTCCTGCAGGACCTCGGCATCTTCTCCATCACGTCGTCGGACTCCCAGGCGATGGGGCGCGTTGGCGAGGTGATCACCCGCACGTGGCAGGTGGCGGACAAGATGAAGAGGCAGCGCGGTGTCCTGGAAGACCCCCGCGCGGACGGCTCCGCCGGCACCCACGGCAGCGCGGGCAGCGACAACTTCCGGCTCAAGCGCTACGTTGCCAAGTACACGATCAATCCCGCCATCGCCCAGGGGATTGCTGACTCCGTGGGCTCGGTGGAGGTGGGCAAGTTCGCCGACCTGGTGCTGTGGGACCCGGCCTTCTTCGGCGTCAAGCCCGAGCTTGTCCTCAAGGGCGGCCAGATCGCCTACGCGCTGATGGGGGACGCCAACGCCTCCATCCCCACGCCGCAGCCGCGCACCATGCGGCCCATGTTCGGGGCGTTCGGGAAGGCGGTGCAGCAGTGCTCCATCACCTTCCTGTCCAAGGCAGCCATCGACGCCGGTGTTCCCGGGGAACTCGGGCTGGAGAAGGTCATCCGGCCTGTCTCCGGCATCCGGTCGCTCACCAAAGCCGACCTGAAATATAACGACGCCACCCCGGACATCCAGGTGGACCCGGAAACCTACCAGGTGACGGTCGACGGCGAAGACGTCACCTGCGAGCCGTCCGACGTGCTGCCCATGGCCCAGCGCTACTTCCTCTTCTGATTTCATCCAAGCCCTCGGAGACCCAGTGATCATCGACAAAGTCCTCGGCAACCTGCACGAACTGCCGGACCCGCACACCTACGCGGGCGTGCACCAGGAAAAAGTGGTCCTCCCCAGCGCCCAGCTGGTCAAACGGATCCAGCGCGCGACGACGGACCACGGCAAGGAGATCGGCATCCGGCTGCCGTCCGGCTCCGGAGACCTGCGCGACGGCGACATCCTGCACGTCGAAGGGTCCAACATGATCGTGGTGTCCGTCCTGCCCACCGACGTCCTGGTGATTGCCCCGCGGAGCATCTCCGAAATGGGCGTCGTGGCCCACTCCCTGGGCAACCGGCACCTGCAGGCACAGTTCTTTGATGCTGCCTCGGAGTACGGGGCCGACGTCATGGTGTGCGCCTACGACCACACCGTCGAGGACTACCTCCGCCACAATGCCGTGCCCTACTCCCGCCAGGAACGCGTCATGCCTGTGCCTTTCCGCCATGCTGAACACTCGCACTAGTTCCAGCGTCACCTTGGGTACGGCGGCGGGTGAAGGGGGCTGTGCCCGTCCCCGGGCGCTCCCAACCCTCGCAAGCTCGGGCCGGGTCCCTCGCGCCAGTGGGCCCCCCGCGCGGCCCGCCACGCCGCAGCCCCCTTCACCCGCCACCGCCAGCGTCGGCAGTTACCAGCTGGCGCTCGCGCAGCTTACTGACTCGGCGCTTCCTACCGGGGCGTTTGCTCACTCTCTTGGTTTCGAGGGGTACATCGAGCGGGAGCTCGTGCTTGATGAGGGGTCTTTTGCGGTGTGGCTCGGTGCTTTTATCGGGCAGCAGTTGACGTACTCGGATGGGTTGGCTGTCCGGTTCCTCTATGAGGGGGTTGATGTTCTTGAGCTTGATGCCCTGCTTTCCGCCTGTCTTTTGCCGCGGCAGGTTCGGGAGGCTTCCGTCAAGATGGGGACCCGGTTGCTGGAGATCGGGGCGGAGGTCTTTCCCTCGGCGGAGCTGGAACTGTACCGGGACCTGGTGACCACCGGCAGGGCCGCCGGGCACCAGCCGCTGGCGTTCGCCGTCGTCGCACGTTCGCTGGGAGTGCCGCTGCAGGAGGCGCTCGCCGCCCACCTTTTCGCCACGGTCACGTCCCTGACGCAAAACGCCGTCCGCGCCATCCCGCTGGGCCAGAACGCAGGCCAGCGGCTGCTTCGGAAGGCGGCCGACGACGTTGCTGCCGCCGTCGAACGCATCCCGCACCTCACGCCCGACGACTTCGGGGCCGTGAGTCCCGGACTGGAAATTTCGCAAATGCGGCACGAACGCCAACGTGCCCGGATGTTCATGAGCTAACCGTGCCTTTAGGTACTGTGCTTTCAAATTCAGGAGGAACCATGGCTGAACCCATCAAGATCGGCATCGGCGGACCCGTCGGGGCGGGCAAGACCCAGCTCGTGGAGCGCCTCACCCGGCACATGAGCGGGGAGGTCTCCATGGCCGCCATCACCAACGACATCTACACCATCGAGGACGCCAAGATCCTCGCCGCCAACGGCATCCTCCCCGTGGACCGGATCATCGGCGTCGAAACCGGCGGCTGCCCGCACACCGCCATCCGCGAAGACACCTCCATGAACACCGCCGCCATCGAGGAACTCAAAGCCCGGCATCCGGACCTGCAGGTCATTTTCGTCGAATCCGGCGGCGACAACCTCTCGGCCACCTTCAGCCCGGAACTCGTCGACTTCTCCATTTACATCATCGATGTGGCCCAGGGCGAGAAGATCCCCCGTAAGGCAGGCCAGGGGATGATCAAATCGGATCTCTTCATCATCAACAAAACCGACCTCGCGCCGCACGTTGGGGCGGACCTCGCCGTCATGGAGCGGGATTCCAAAGAGTTCCGCGGGGCCAAGCCGTTCTGCTTCACCAACCTCAAGACCGACGAAGGGCTCGACAAGGTCATCGATTGGATCCGGCACGACGTCCTGATGCTTGACCTGGCGCAATGAGCACGACGGCGGTCGGGTCACCGATGGGCCGGCTTGAGTTGGGCGTCAGTCTGCGGGGCGGCCGGTCGGTTGCCGCGCGCCAGTTCCACGAGGGCGCCTTACGGGTACTTCGGCCGCACTACCTCGATGACTCCGGGCAGGTTTGCTATGTCGTCGTCAACCCTGGCGGGGCGTATCTTGGGGCGGATCTCTTTGTGCTTGATGTCGAGGTCTGTGAGGGTGCTGACCTGTTGCTGACCACGCAGTCCGCCACCAAGGTCTACCGGACTCCAGGGTCCTTTGCCGAGCAGCGGATGGCTGTCCGGCTGGGGGAGGGGGCCCGGCTGGAACTGGTGCCGGACCAGCTCATTGCCTACCGGGAGGCCAGCTACCGGCAACGGACGCACATTACTGTCCGGCCGTCGTCGTGCCTTGTCATGGCCGAGGTGGTGACGCCGGGCTGGTCTCCGGACGGTGCAGCCTTCCGGTACAAGGAAGTGCGGCTGCGGAACGAAATCCACGTTGAAACTGAAGGCGCCACCCAGTTGCTGGCGCTGGACAACCTGCTCATCCGGCCACCGTCGGGGGATGTCACAGTGCTTGGCTTCATGGAAGGCTTCAGCCACCTCGGGTCGCTCATCGTGGTGGACCCCCGCGTGGACCAGGCGCTCGCGGATGAGCTGCACGGCACCACATCCAACACTGATGCCCTGACCGGCATCTCCCTCACCCGCACAATCGCCGGCACCACGGGCCTGGTCCTGCGCTCGTTGTCGAACAGTACCGGGGAACTGAACCGCCACCTCGGGGCCTGCATCGCGCTCCTCCGGGAGCGGTGGCACGGGCAGGGACCACTGGACCTGAGGAAACACTGATGACGGCCCTCGGCAACATCACCACGCTGTACCGGGAGCGGGAAGCGCTGCCGCTGCGGACCCGCCTGCTGTGGATGTTCGGTGCCGTGGCCGCGCTGCATGCGGCCGCCGTCGTGCTCCTGCTCGCCGGGAACGCAGGCAAGGCAGGCGGAACCGGGGCACAGGCACTCACGTGGGGGCTGGTCCTGACCGCCTACCTCTCCGGCGTGAAGCACAGCTACGACTGGGACCACCTCGCGGCCATCGACAACTCCACCCGCAAATTCGTGGCGCAGCGGCAGGACCCGGTGAGTGTCGGGTTCGCGTTCAGCCTCGGCCACAGCTCCGTGGTGACGCTGGCCGGCGTGCTGGTGCTCGCAGGCGCCGCGGTGGTGGGGGAGTTCATGCAGGAAGGGTCCGCCGGGAACCTGGTGCTCGGGCTGGTGGGCAGCGGCGTGTCCGGGCTGTTCCTGCTGGCCATGGGCCTGTTCAACGGTTCGGCGTTTGCCCGCTCGGCCCGCGCCTACCGCCGGGCACGGACCGGGGCCGCGATCAATCCGCAGGACCTCGCGCCGCAGGGACTGGTTGCCCGCCTCCTGGCGCGACCGCTGGCCAGGGTGCGGCGGCCGCGGAACATCTATGTCATCGGCTTCCTGTTCGGGTTGGGCTTTGACACCGCCACCACCGTCGGACTGCTGATGATCACGACGGCGGCGTCGCTGGCCGGGGTGCCCGCGTTCGCCTTGCTGGCGCTGCCCCTCGCGTTCACCGCCGCCATGACCCTGTGCGACTCCCTCAACGGGATGGCCATGATGCGGATGTACCGTTCGGCCCTCGACGATCCGCAGCGGAAACTCGGCTTCAACGCCCTCGTCACCGGAATCTCGGCGGTCTCCGCCCTGTTTGTCGCGGTCATCACCCTGGGCGGCTTCGCCAACACAGCCTTCGCGCTGGAGGACCCCTTGACTGTGTGGCTGGGATCCGTTGACCTGGGCGACGCCGGCCTGCTGCTGGTGGCCCTGCTGCTGGCCGTCTGGGCAGCAGCAGCCCTGAAAGCACCGACGCAGGCAAAGCGGATGCAGGGCCGGCCCGCCCCCGGACCCTAGGCGGGTGCCGGCGCGACGGCCCGTGCGGCAGGGCGGCTCAGGCGGCCACCCGGCCCCTGCCCTTGGCGTGCGTCCGGCTCTTCCCGGGAACTGGGCGGTGTCGTTTTCCATGGGGCCCGGACAGGACCTGTCCGCCGTCGGGCACCGTTGCGTCCGCTTCCAGACGGGCGCCGTGCTCAATCGTCACGCCGGAGCCGATCCGGGAATGGCTCCCGATGTGCACCCGGTTACCCACGACGGCGCCGCGGCCAATGCGCACACCGTCGCCGATCACCGTCCGCTCGCCCACTGTCGCGTCGCGGTCAATCCAGCTGCCGTGTCCGATCCGGCACCCCGGCCCGATCCGGGCGCCGCCCTCCACGTACGTCATGGCGCCAATCCGGGCGCTCTCGGCCACAACGGCGCCGGGCCCAACAAGCCCGCCGCCGTTGGCATGCCGGACGTACCGGGTGACCTTCCCGGCGTCGTCTTCCACTGATACAAACTTCGCGGTCATTCAATCCCTCGTTCGAATGAGCGGAACTTTCCGCACATTCAGTTAACGGCGCGGAACTCAAGACGATTCCCGAACGGCGACGATCAGTCTGCTACGGCAGGTCCTTTCCGGGCTGTGCACCTTCAGCCTGCTCAGGGGCTGCCTC
Encoded here:
- a CDS encoding urease subunit beta produces the protein MIPGEYVLRPEPVTANAGRTAIEVAVTNTGDRPVQVGSHFHFAEANAALSFDREAAYGRRLDIPAGTAARFEPGDSRSVRLIELAGRREVFGLSNAVNGKLDGGTRPEGDVQ
- a CDS encoding nickel transporter; this encodes MTALGNITTLYREREALPLRTRLLWMFGAVAALHAAAVVLLLAGNAGKAGGTGAQALTWGLVLTAYLSGVKHSYDWDHLAAIDNSTRKFVAQRQDPVSVGFAFSLGHSSVVTLAGVLVLAGAAVVGEFMQEGSAGNLVLGLVGSGVSGLFLLAMGLFNGSAFARSARAYRRARTGAAINPQDLAPQGLVARLLARPLARVRRPRNIYVIGFLFGLGFDTATTVGLLMITTAASLAGVPAFALLALPLAFTAAMTLCDSLNGMAMMRMYRSALDDPQRKLGFNALVTGISAVSALFVAVITLGGFANTAFALEDPLTVWLGSVDLGDAGLLLVALLLAVWAAAALKAPTQAKRMQGRPAPGP
- a CDS encoding urease subunit gamma, encoding MHLMPREQEKLLIVVAADLARRRQARGLKLNYPEAVAIISYELIEGARDGRTVADLMSYGTTLLRREDVMEGVPEMIHDVQVEATFPDGTKLVTVHDPIR
- the ureC gene encoding urease subunit alpha — protein: MSFEIPRRQYADLYGPTAGDKIRLADTELFLEIEQDLTVYGEEVVFGGGKVIRDGMGQNGQAVRDEDIPDTVITNAVILDYTGIYKADVALKDGHIFRIGKAGNPQITDGVTITLGASTEIIAGERKILTAGGVDTHIHFISPDQVPTALASGVTTMIGGGTGPAEGTKATTVTPGKWHIQRMLQAAEGFPMNIGLFGKGHASAVEPLAEQIRAGAIGLKVHEDWGATTSSIDTSLKVADEYDVQVAIHTDTLNECGFVEDTIRAIDGRVIHTFHTEGAGGGHAPDIIKIAGMPNVLPASTNPTLPYTRNTIEEHLDMLMVCHHLNPDIPEDVAFADSRIRAETIAAEDVLQDLGIFSITSSDSQAMGRVGEVITRTWQVADKMKRQRGVLEDPRADGSAGTHGSAGSDNFRLKRYVAKYTINPAIAQGIADSVGSVEVGKFADLVLWDPAFFGVKPELVLKGGQIAYALMGDANASIPTPQPRTMRPMFGAFGKAVQQCSITFLSKAAIDAGVPGELGLEKVIRPVSGIRSLTKADLKYNDATPDIQVDPETYQVTVDGEDVTCEPSDVLPMAQRYFLF
- the ureG gene encoding urease accessory protein UreG, whose product is MAEPIKIGIGGPVGAGKTQLVERLTRHMSGEVSMAAITNDIYTIEDAKILAANGILPVDRIIGVETGGCPHTAIREDTSMNTAAIEELKARHPDLQVIFVESGGDNLSATFSPELVDFSIYIIDVAQGEKIPRKAGQGMIKSDLFIINKTDLAPHVGADLAVMERDSKEFRGAKPFCFTNLKTDEGLDKVIDWIRHDVLMLDLAQ
- a CDS encoding isochorismatase family cysteine hydrolase, which codes for MIALLVIDMQNAYFEAPELAAQQEQLVASCNRLLEAFKASGHKALMVGTEHELDKSTWTLNMLDDDQGFVFRGTGQAQAVPGLALDGLPQLNKTRDSAFVGTNLLSRLRNWGADEVVLAGVSTHNCIAQTGADAFAHNIRVTYAKDAMASEDSQDAADMLRILSASYRQPVQSTEEILARLTT
- a CDS encoding urease accessory protein UreF — encoded protein: MALAQLTDSALPTGAFAHSLGFEGYIERELVLDEGSFAVWLGAFIGQQLTYSDGLAVRFLYEGVDVLELDALLSACLLPRQVREASVKMGTRLLEIGAEVFPSAELELYRDLVTTGRAAGHQPLAFAVVARSLGVPLQEALAAHLFATVTSLTQNAVRAIPLGQNAGQRLLRKAADDVAAAVERIPHLTPDDFGAVSPGLEISQMRHERQRARMFMS
- a CDS encoding DapH/DapD/GlmU-related protein, which gives rise to MTAKFVSVEDDAGKVTRYVRHANGGGLVGPGAVVAESARIGAMTYVEGGARIGPGCRIGHGSWIDRDATVGERTVIGDGVRIGRGAVVGNRVHIGSHSRIGSGVTIEHGARLEADATVPDGGQVLSGPHGKRHRPVPGKSRTHAKGRGRVAA
- a CDS encoding urease accessory protein UreD — protein: MSTTAVGSPMGRLELGVSLRGGRSVAARQFHEGALRVLRPHYLDDSGQVCYVVVNPGGAYLGADLFVLDVEVCEGADLLLTTQSATKVYRTPGSFAEQRMAVRLGEGARLELVPDQLIAYREASYRQRTHITVRPSSCLVMAEVVTPGWSPDGAAFRYKEVRLRNEIHVETEGATQLLALDNLLIRPPSGDVTVLGFMEGFSHLGSLIVVDPRVDQALADELHGTTSNTDALTGISLTRTIAGTTGLVLRSLSNSTGELNRHLGACIALLRERWHGQGPLDLRKH
- the ureE gene encoding urease accessory protein UreE — encoded protein: MIIDKVLGNLHELPDPHTYAGVHQEKVVLPSAQLVKRIQRATTDHGKEIGIRLPSGSGDLRDGDILHVEGSNMIVVSVLPTDVLVIAPRSISEMGVVAHSLGNRHLQAQFFDAASEYGADVMVCAYDHTVEDYLRHNAVPYSRQERVMPVPFRHAEHSH
- a CDS encoding LacI family DNA-binding transcriptional regulator encodes the protein MAVTMNDVARAAGVSLKTVSNVLNDYEFIRPATRQRVLDAIGELGYEANLTARSLRSGKTRMLGLVLSDLSAPYYAELASRLMKAASRRGYRVLVEQSDAAGEAELNALQGPFRQLTDGLLFTPLMVDADSIAARLGKKPLVLLGEHILDPRFDLVTMKNGEAAAALTTHLLAGGRRRIAVVGARPGESAGSAGLRLNGYRKALDDAGIPFDPALIAPCEWRRDGGAAAVAGLLDSGVKFDAVFGLNDVLALGAMHELLIRGVRVPQEVAVAGFDDIDEARFAAPSLTTVSPGMEEIAERSIGLLIDRIEGLATEEQGVHIEAGFQLKVRESAP